The Bradyrhizobium betae genomic interval ACTGTCGGCTACGCTGGCGCCGGTACGACCGCGAAGCCGGCTGCTTTGTACGAGCTGAAGGATCAGGACAGCATCACCCTGCTCCTCCGCGCTCAGCGCAACTGGTAACACCTGTCGCAAGACTGGAATCGAACACCCGGCGGGAAACCGCCGGGTGTTTTTTTGTTTGTCGAGATGCTAGCCCGGATGGAGCGCAGCGCAATCCGGGAAGGTTTTGCCGCGGTGTGAGAGCCCCGCATTCCGCTCTGCTCCATGCGGGCTACCAGGGCTTGCGTTGCCCGACGGGCAAAACACCCAAACACTCGGTCAATCCGGTCCGGCGAAAATATTCCACTTTGCCGAAATTCGGAAATGACGTATGTAGCGTCCATCCCGGCTCATCCTTGAGGGGCGATCGTACGTCGTCACGAGTTGCGAGCCGGGCCTGCGGTGGACGCGGCAGCGTCGTGCGCGAGAGGTGCGGGCAGGGCGGGTAGTCCCTGTGAGCCCGTGGCCACGTGCGGACGAGCGGCGCCAAAGTCCGGCGAAGCCTTTTGGCGAAGCCGGATGAGCTGCGTACGGCAAAACCGTGTGGTCCTGGCCGTCGTTGCTACGGTCAAGCCATCTGCGGAGATGCGCGCGAGCCCAACCGGGCGGACGGCATCGTCAATTCGCGGGGCGAGGGAGGCCAGAAGGAAAGTTCGGCTCCCGGGAGAGCACGGCATAAGCCGTCCGACCATCGCGCAGGGAAGGCCGAGTGATCGGCGACACCTGTATGCTGCTGTGCGGTTCTTCTGCGTGTGCTTTTCGCGCAGCAGACCGCGGGTGCCCGCCGGCACCCGGTCTTCCCTGCGCCCTCTTGGATTGGAGGGGCGAGAGAAGAAGCAAAACTCGGGCGAAACGCGCCGCGAGAATGCGAAGGCGTGTCTGTGTCCACACACTCGCTGTCATCGCCCGCCTTGTGCGCACTTGCGCACTGGGGCGGGCGATCCAGTACTCCGAGACAGCAGTGATTGAACCGAGAACCCGCAGCGTACTGGATTCCCCGCTTTCGCGGGGAATGACTGTGGCATTTGGAGACGCAGCCATTGCCTCATACTCCGTCATTGCGAGCGCAGCGAAGCAATCCAGAAGCCCTCCGCGGAAAGACTCTGGATTGCTTCGCTACGCTCGCAATTGTGATGTTGAGGCAGCGAGCGCCACAACTCGTTCTCGTGCCCCGGACGCAGCGCAGCGCCCTTGCGGTGCGCTGCAGAGCCGGGGCCCATCTCTGCGCATTGCATGTGTCGCATTGCGCTCGCAACGACGATGAGGAAGCAAACGCTCACGCGCGTTTCAAAGAACGAGGTCGTCGTGAAATTTTACGAAAGCTCTGGCGCCAGCATCCACGCGGAAGTTGCGTGGCCCGTTACGACACGGATATTCGTCCTAGCCTTCGCTTGCCACGCGCGCGCGGTCGACATGCCCCTCGATCTTCGGGCGGTCGCGGGTGCGCTCGAAGCTCGTGCAAAGCAGTTCGGTCTCCTCGAGCGAAATCGGCGCGCGATACAGCCGGCACATGAATTCCGCGGTGGAGCGTCCCTTGCCGGTGGCGGGACTGCGTTCAGCGAGAAACATGCAATCGCGGCAGATGCTGGCATCGAGACGCTGGTGCGCCGCGTCGAGGTGGTTGAGGATCTCGCGGAGCGAATCGCGGAGCCTGATGCATTCGTCGGTCCCGAGCGACGTTACGGCATTCATGACATGGTTGATCGGGTCATGCTGTCTCAGGCATTTCTCACCCTGCGCGGTGACGTGCAGCACGACGGACCGCTTGTCCTCGTGCGATGGTTTTCGCACCAGGAAGGACTTGCTCTCCAGCGTCTTCACGATCTGCGACGCCGTCGCCCTGGTCGCGCCGATGAAGCCGGCGAGTGCGGACGGGGTGCGCGAGAATCTGTTAGCGCGGCCGAGAAAACGCAACGCCATCCATTCCCGGTCGCGCAGTCCGTTCTGATTGCCTTCGAAATACCAGGCTCTCGCCGCTTGAACCAGCAGCTCGACAGCTTCGCGTGCCAACGGCATGAATTCCTACCTCGCCCCGGGAATCACGTCTGCGGCGCCCCGAAGTCGCCTTCCGCCGTTGTGTACGAATCCTTCGCGAGAAACCGCACCACCCACAATGTCCGACGCGTACGTCGTGCCCGATTGTCGCGCGAATGCACGGACTGCTCGGCATCCGACCTGGACTGATGGGCACTGCGAGGTACGGGGCGAAAAGCGATGTCGCCGTTGGCATGCCAGTCGTCGTGTCGTCGAACGAAAGCCCGAGTTTCCGTCACGATCGGACGATGGATCGGAGTTGTTCAACCGAAGCCCCTGAGTTCAAGTCACACGCAGACGTTTCTTATGTAGCCTCGAAACGATGAATGAGCTTCTCAACAAAATCAAGTAGAGACGCTCCCCGAGACTGGATGTCGCTGCAGACGAATGTAACGTTCAAGACAATCGCGCTGTTCGGGACACATGATGGTGATCGTAATACGCAGCGCAACAAGCTACTTGCACGCAATTGTGCGACGGTTTGATTGCACGTTGATTGCACGCACGTTGCTGTCCGACGTTGATGCAAATTGATGGAAGCTTGTGCATGACGATGGCGCCCATCGGCGCGTCATCCACAACTTCTGCGATCTTTCAGGGAATCGCCAAGGGAACTCGTTAGGATTGCACGTCACGGTTGTCATCGCAACGGCATCGGGATGGGCCGGTTCGGCCGCATGCGACCCGGCCGCGCGATCCTCCACCGAACGGTTGATGCCTGCGGTGGAGAACGGCCGGCGGCGATGTGTGCGCAGGCGCAGGACGTGTGGCGGCGCGCGTGGTCGACTGTCGCGATCATGGGCAGGGCTGCGATGACGGGCGGGGGCCGCGCCGTCGCCTCGTCCACCTATTCGCCCTTGAGCATGTCCCTGAGCTCGCGGAATGGATCGGCGCTTGGCGGCGCGGAGGCGTCCTGCCGCATCGCGCTGTAGATTCGCGGGACCAGATCGACGGCCTGGTCGAGCCCCGAATCACGCCCCGCCTGATATCCGCCCATCAGGCGAAGGTCGCGCGTGTCCTCGTATTTGGACATCATGGTGCGCAGCTTGCTCACCAATTCGCGCTCCTCGGGGTCCCAGACGTTGTGGGCGAGGCGGGAGACCGAGGCGAGGACGTCCACGGCCGGATAGCGCGCCTGGTCGGCGATGTGCCGGGAGAGCACGATGTGGCCGTCGAGGGTGCTGCGGATGGTGTCCGCGATCGGCTCGTTGTGGTCGTCGCCGTCGACCAGCACGGAGAAAATGCCGGTGATCGTCCCGGATCCCTCCTCGCCGGGCCCGGCGCGCTCCAGAAGGCGCGGCAGGTCGGTGAAGACCGTTGGCGCATAGCCGCGCGCGACCGCGGGCTCGCCGGCGGCGAGGGCGACCTCGCGGGCGGCGTGGGCGAAACGGGTGATCGAATCGACCACGAGCAGGACCGATTCGCCCCGGTCGCGGAAATATTCGGCGACCGCCATGGCGGTCTTCGGCGCCAGCCGCCGCATCATCGGGCTTTCATCTCCCGTCGATACGATGGTGACGGCGCGGCTGCGGTTGGCCCCGAGCACGTCCTCGATGAATTCCCGGACCTCGCGGCCGCGCTCGCCGACGAGCGCCAGCACGACGGTGTCGAAGCCCTGGCTGCGCGCCAGCATCGCCAGCAGCGTCGATTTGCCGACGCCCGAGCCGGCAAAGATGCCGACGCGCTGGCCGGCGCAGATCGGGGCGAACAGGTCGATGACGCGTACGCCGGTCCGCAGCGGCTTGTGGACGCGTGCGCGCTTCATCGCCGACGGCGCCTCGGCCTCCGCCGACACCGGCCGCGACCCCGGCGTGAGGGGGCCCTGTCCGTCCAGCGGCGCGCCGAGCGCGTTGATGACGCGGCCCTTCCAGCTCGGATCTGGCGCGAAGGACAGGGGCGGCATCCGGTAGGCGACCGAGCCGAGGCCGCCGGCGAATTGCCGGTCGAACGGCTTGGCGACGATGCCCTCGCTGTCGATTCTGATCACTTCGCCGATCTGGGGCTTGCCGCCGGAGCTGCCCCCGGAGTTGACGCCGATCAGTTCACCAAGCCTGACGAAGCGCGACAGGCCGGAAACGCGGAAATGCGTCGGCGCGATCTCGGAGATCGCGCCGCTGACGCTTGCCAGGGGAGTGCTCTGCTGAAGCTCCAGCAGCGCCCACTCGAGTTGCCGAAGAGCGTTCAAGGAAACCGTCCACCCTCATTGCGCACGAGACGCATCTTACTTGCCCGGCTCGCCCAGCGTCCGGATTGCATTCTGGAGCGAGCTCTCGGTGCCCTCGA includes:
- the fliI gene encoding flagellar protein export ATPase FliI translates to MNALRQLEWALLELQQSTPLASVSGAISEIAPTHFRVSGLSRFVRLGELIGVNSGGSSGGKPQIGEVIRIDSEGIVAKPFDRQFAGGLGSVAYRMPPLSFAPDPSWKGRVINALGAPLDGQGPLTPGSRPVSAEAEAPSAMKRARVHKPLRTGVRVIDLFAPICAGQRVGIFAGSGVGKSTLLAMLARSQGFDTVVLALVGERGREVREFIEDVLGANRSRAVTIVSTGDESPMMRRLAPKTAMAVAEYFRDRGESVLLVVDSITRFAHAAREVALAAGEPAVARGYAPTVFTDLPRLLERAGPGEEGSGTITGIFSVLVDGDDHNEPIADTIRSTLDGHIVLSRHIADQARYPAVDVLASVSRLAHNVWDPEERELVSKLRTMMSKYEDTRDLRLMGGYQAGRDSGLDQAVDLVPRIYSAMRQDASAPPSADPFRELRDMLKGE
- a CDS encoding MarR family winged helix-turn-helix transcriptional regulator, which codes for MPLAREAVELLVQAARAWYFEGNQNGLRDREWMALRFLGRANRFSRTPSALAGFIGATRATASQIVKTLESKSFLVRKPSHEDKRSVVLHVTAQGEKCLRQHDPINHVMNAVTSLGTDECIRLRDSLREILNHLDAAHQRLDASICRDCMFLAERSPATGKGRSTAEFMCRLYRAPISLEETELLCTSFERTRDRPKIEGHVDRARVASEG